The Borreliella afzelii genome contains a region encoding:
- a CDS encoding tyrosine-type recombinase/integrase, producing the protein MDINNYLNLNNSSTDFILKLLKDYQKVIDENKILKNTLKNSTKPKKENPKPSPKFYLTPKTGKIIVKCIKQLKQTDPISGWFVHLLLISGCRGTEIQKVKMQDITQLSNKPGEAYYNIKVNVAKKRNVACIREIVIDSKEFDAIQIAHKNHFEEKNLDTRRTYLFQKTKHKFKDNQISIIHISSKFKNLLKKSGFKANKSLHLCRNLFISNLKSNGYNSFQIKELMKYHSTSEIDNIYGLSSANKIQAYKLAKNSLKL; encoded by the coding sequence ATGGACATTAATAATTATCTTAATTTAAATAACAGTAGTACAGATTTTATTCTCAAACTATTAAAAGATTATCAAAAAGTAATAGATGAAAATAAAATCCTAAAAAATACTCTAAAAAATTCAACTAAACCCAAAAAAGAAAATCCAAAACCCAGCCCTAAGTTTTACTTAACTCCGAAAACTGGCAAAATAATTGTAAAATGTATTAAACAATTAAAACAAACTGATCCAATATCTGGTTGGTTTGTACATTTACTGTTAATAAGTGGGTGTAGGGGCACTGAAATTCAAAAAGTAAAAATGCAAGATATTACCCAGTTATCAAATAAACCTGGAGAAGCTTATTATAATATAAAAGTAAATGTAGCTAAAAAAAGAAATGTCGCTTGTATTAGAGAAATTGTCATTGACTCTAAAGAGTTTGACGCTATTCAAATAGCTCACAAAAATCATTTCGAAGAAAAAAATCTTGATACTAGACGTACTTATCTTTTCCAAAAAACTAAACACAAATTTAAAGATAATCAAATTAGCATTATCCATATTTCCAGTAAATTTAAAAATTTACTTAAAAAGTCGGGCTTTAAAGCTAATAAATCACTTCATTTATGTAGAAATTTGTTTATTTCAAATTTAAAATCCAATGGCTACAATTCTTTTCAAATTAAAGAACTTATGAAATATCACTCAACTTCTGAGATTGATAATATCTACGGACTCTCTTCTGCAAACAAAATTCAAGCCTATAAATTAGCCAAAAATAGCTTGAAGCTATAG